DNA from Diachasmimorpha longicaudata isolate KC_UGA_2023 chromosome 17, iyDiaLong2, whole genome shotgun sequence:
TCCTTCCTCCTCGCCGACTTGGGTGCAACAGTCTGAAATTCTCCGTCACTTCCCACATCTCCATTGAGCCTCTCCTGCTCACCGTCGCCCCTGGATCCTCTCTCTCTGAGCTCATCAGGGCCATCAGCATCGCCAGGGCTGCCCTTTGGTGAACTAACGCTCGATCGTCTCTCAGTTTTGGATGTGAACGCGCTGTAACGACGGGAATTTTTCGGATACTTGACCCGTCCAGTTTCCCTTTTCTCACGATTTATTGGCGGTGCTACGCTCACCTGTCCAATATTCTCCTTGTTATTGTCCTTAATTGTCCGCTGCTGAGAGTCACTCGCACTTTTTGGATTCAACACGCTAGCGTAGGACACACCAGGGCCCTCGTGACCATCGCTACCTCCCTGATTGCTCGCCACTTTAGCCGCCATATTGCCACTTTTTCGGGAGAAAATGAAGTAACACGAGGTTGCAGACAAATAAGTTGGGTTAAACACGGCGGCTTATGGGGATTTTCCGCCTGACTTTCCACTCTCCTTTTTGCGTCTCAGTTCAATCTAATCACGAACTGGCCCAATGTTCGAACAACTCACGAGCACCGACACGTGGGCCCCGAGCCCTCCACGACGATCATCAGAGTTATTCCGAGAGTATTTTAATCATTTcacaacactttttttttcgatttattgCGGCGAGTCCAATCGTCTGAACCGCATGATCCTGGTGAGGCTCCAGGGGGTTCTCACCCGGGGAATTTTTCCGTCACTGGGTGGCCGACGAGTCAGTTAGTCCGGAATTTCGGGGGATGGGGGATGTTAATTAGTTATTGTCactttaacagaaaaaaatgaaaaataaagagtaAGTGACGACCTCCCTGGGTCGCCGGATGCGACTCCTCGTGGTGATTGCCTGGTACTGGGAGCAATGGCTCCTGGAGGAAGAGGGATACAACAGACCGCGTGCGCACACCGCAAATAAATATCTGCCCCCTCTCTTATTGTGGGGTTAAATAATTGGATAATTGTCGATATCGAGGGACAATTATTGTTGATGAGGGGCTGATTCTGATTTGCCGATGATTTTCCAGGTGTCGATGGATAATTGCAATGATTTTTTGCCTTCGAGGGGGTCTGAGAGGGGCACGAGGCTTAGGACAACGTGCTGACTCGgcgttttgatatttttttctttcagtttTTACGATTGTTTTATTGACTCACCCCTTTGACGACTTTGTTCAGTATCACTTGTGGGACTTTGGTGGCAGCGTTCACTATGTGGTAAATCGGCAAACGTTTCGTTTTGCAGATACACGAggcacgtttttttttttgttcgttcGTTGAGGCACTAGTCGAGGGGGCTTCCACTGGTCGATTACTTCGATTAAAAAGAGTTGGCTCGGTGGGGAGATCACTGGATGTTTTTTGGGAATTACCGGGGGATCGCGTTTGCCAGGGGGATTACGTAAACGATGTACATCACAGGGTACACgagttttggatttttttttccgggggGTACGAGACTACCGCAGACACATGTGGCCGAAATGATGATACTGGTGCGAGCCGAACGCCGGGTTTCCGGTACACCGGATAGACTCGAGCGCCCCGGTGTGACAGTAGTTGTGCTTGGTGGCGACAGAGGGCGGTGCTTCCGGTTTGACggcggaaaaattgaattgaaaaatttgctgTTTTGGGAAGTTTTGGGTGTGATGATTTgatgtaaaaatttttgataaaatcaaCCAGTTTCCTGAATCCAACAATAtcgtgattttattatttctttataCATTAAGATTCatcaaaaacaattaaaactgTTACAAAAATTGCTGTTTTCTCCATAAAATCTCTATAATATTCATCTCTGTACATgattcgtatttttttcaatttgatttttacactttcaaaattatttttcatattattgaTTTATCCCTGGGTTAATCGACCTTCAGAGAATGTTTTGAGCGTGCAATCCTTCAGCTCATCGCCAAGCATGCTTAATTGTGGTGTGATGCAGAATCGttgaatttcattattaaattaacACTATTGGGTGATAAGAATTGACGTCAACTGGTAACTGAATATTTCCTTGTGTAACGATCGAATGCTTCGGCTATTGTCGATCTATAATGAAATAATGTTTTAGCACGTGATAAGgaaacattaaataaattacattCATTTGGgccataattaaaatttctaattcgtcaatggaattattttacttgaaaatttccattaaaaattattccaacttTACCTGAAGACCTTTTGGTGCAGCAAATAGGCACTGACGTGGCCGGCATCGATGTATCTTATCTCTGCCCCTGGCCAGATTTTCTCCAGGCTCATGCAATTGTCACGTGGAACGTAGGCGTCGTCCTTGGCGCAAACAGCAATTATCATATTCGTGTCGACTGGAACTTCGAAGTTCCGGAGGTGCGTGCATTCGTCCATAATGCCACGCATAAATTGAAGGGCCTCGTGTTCGCGCCCTGTCGAGTTGGCCTGACCCTCTTTATCTGCTGGTAGCAGGCATACGTCTGTAATGTCATTGAACGGATTTTCTGTTAAAACAAAACTTAAGTTTGgttcatgatatttttatttatgaaatataaaaaaaatggtgcgATAAACGAGTTGGCAACAGAAGAGATTTTAAGAgaaggaaaattattggatGATTTATACTGTATTATTATATCCTTTTGTGATGTgagtaaaaaatcatcaggaTCTCACCTTTCAAAGACTGCGGATCGCTGGGTTCAAAGCGACTTGAAATAAGATTCAGGGGGAACATCTTGGCAGCGGCCTTCTCCGCAGCATCCGATTGCTCCGTTACCTCAAAATCATTGCGATTTATTATATCTTTTCCATTATTCTTGGCTCCCTTCGCTTCCACGTTTTCATTCTTTAGTTCTCTTATTCTGGTTATACTTGCGGGAAAGTGTTGGGCGAAATGCTGTCCTGCCAAGAATGCATCCTGCAGGAAAGATGAATCATGAGTATAAGAAATAAAGGAATGCAGTTAAAGTGTCATTAACAAAATCAAAGCAACGTCACAAATCAAATTAGATGTAATACCTCATTgacattaaatattattactcatttattctattttttagtttatcgatcatttatttttagaggAAATTTCtagcaaaaatattttgcgaCGGTTTCCCCTGAAATTAATTACTGTTAAGATAATTTTGACGCTCATGAGAAAATGAATTACATTTTGTTGTTTTGTGACGTTTAATGAGGTCGATACTGAACTGATAAAAGTATGAACTTACATCTTGATCGACAATTTTGACCATTTTGGCGAGATCATTCTGATACATCGTATCTGAAAAATATTGCGATTGAAGCAAAGACCAGTTTATAGACTCGGCCATGACGCCCTTAGTGAAAACAGGCGAGGCAGTTGACCAGGAGAGACAGGGAATTAATGGAATTGGTTTTGGCCAGTTGGTTGCTGCTAACGAAGCCATCTATGTCCAAAAACAAATTTGTACACCAGAGAAAAAACACTACATTGGTGCAGACACGAAAAAAATAGAACACTTCACTGGAAAAAATAGAgtagaatattttccattttttaaaactctggaatttttttatagcaaAGCCGAGGATttgctttgaatttttttcgtgccTGTGCCTGAAGAACATATGAAGATATCGTGAGAATTCCACTGAACAACTGTTCAAAAGGTTCTTCATACCATTACTACGATTgtaaataaagaataatttcTTCAGAGAAAGAACGTTAaagaaaacatgaaaaaccCACGATATCGTCTGCAAAAAATGAGGATTTGTCCATTGAACTCACATGTCCACCCATCGAGAGGCCGGTGAGTCCCATCGGTCCAAAGCCCTGATGTTCACACCAATTGAGCAACACAATGCACTCCATCATTAAACAACCGCCCATGATAAAAATATCCGAGACATTGTGCAAGCTAGAACGACTGTCaacaaaataacaaaattatacGCCTCAGCgatgaagaataaaatatcGGGATTATAAccgtgattaattaattaagaaacATTTCTGGAAAAAGTCTGACCGCGAACAAATTTTCAGACACATTTTTGTGGCTTTGAATTGATTagtataaattattcattctctCTGCTGACATTTAATTAACTTCTCCTTcacattgaaaagaaaattacttTCCAGCAGTCCAAATCAATTatagcaaaaaaatttcaattttgaaaaaataaaaaataatgcaaaatACTACAAATGATAAATAACCAAGCAAAATGAAATTGTAGGATTTCCAGGTGAATATGGACCTCCTGGGAATGACTGTGTTGCAGCAATTCccatccaaaaaaattaattcacctcTGAGAAAACCCATTCCAACttgaaagtaatttttttctcccttcgtGGAGTTACATAATTGTGCTAAAAAACTCTTACACTTGGTTTTCAGGTTTCCTCACCCCATAAAACGGATTTTCAATCAGCAGCGAGCCGATGCCCCACTCTTTCAGAAGGGGTTTTGCAATTAAATTTCTCCGTCTCCAAAAatactgtaaaaaaaatccaattattgaagacatttttattatgatttaCTATGACCACAGTCGCTCGAAGAAGACTCACGTGATCTCCAGTGCCTGCTAAATGCAAGCAAACAGGTTTTGTCTTGTGGGAGGACCACTTGTGTGGCAGGATCAGCTGAAAATGACAATCCTTGGTCTCCTCAGGCATTATGTTGGGCAAATGATGCTCGAATGGAGACTCAAAACAGCCTTCAATTATGTGACAATCCGACCACTCTTCATCCTGCGCATTTGCAAATTTAATACGATCAATTGGCTGGATCAGTTGGACAGAATTGGAGAATAGAATATTGTTCATTACCTTTGTTATGGTTATTGGATAGTCACGAGGGATAAGATTATAACATGCTTCACGATTTGCAACGACCTTTCTAAATTCGAATATTCTGGAagcaaattaattgttttctaAGCAAATTTCTGTGCGTGAGAAAAAAGTTGTGCAGAacagagaaataaattattaattagaaaCATAATACTGCGTATTTGATGATacgagatacagagagagttGCCAGTTtccaaaattaaattacagattttaagaagattaaaaatgttaaaatgttaaaatgttttttaggGAAGAATGATAttgcaaaaatcattttcccgCTCATCTAATTTTTGTTTCTAATGTCACACAACTGTAATAGAAATTAACATTGAATTTGTTAGTTGTTTTTCTGATATTTATTCccacaaaattttgaaaatcagtGATTTAATTCTGGAACTTAGAACATCTTCTGCAATCTGCCTCGAAACATGAATAAATTCTCAAATAAAATGCaggattaattaaacaaataccTGCACTTTAGTgcgaaaattcaataactaCTATAGGTTACCTCCGAAGACTCTCAGGGTTGCCCCAGCCTTtggtaaaaaattttgtcaacaAAATTCTCCTGTAAACAGCGTCAAGTCGACTGGGTGGCATTGTGCAACAGTAGTAACAATTCTGTGTCCCacttttgcaataaaaaaatcactggacAATTTTTGTCATTAGCCGTTAAAATTTTGACCCGAAATCTCGAACTAATTCACATCTTCAAATCactcaaacaaaaaaatcgaacacTCGACGGATCGACATGGAGATCATTGATTTGTTATGTGTAGGACGTTGGAAAATAGGTGGAGGGGCTTTTGACGTAGTGAGTGGTCCCGGGGACACTGATTGGGCCGTTTGAAGGGCGGAACCGGCGCCCCCACGTGTCTCCGTGTCTTTTGTCACGCATGCTGTCGTCGAGAGTGATTGTTTTACCGATTGTACATACAGGGGGGACTCCTAGTAACAAAATGGTGGAATTTATCAACACGAAATCATTAAGGGAAAAATCTAGTGAGTTGTGGACACTttcttgttaatttttttaccaaaacaataaatctccaataaaatgttttattggctgaatttttttaattttttgttttcacgtatcaaatgagaattttgattttctaGTGATATATATTATTATCACTAGACTCGAAAACCGTGATTAAGGTATGATAAAGAGTGCTCTTGACAAGGCTAGAAAGGCTCGAAGGCTCGGGGACAAGTCCTTGCAGATGCCACGAGGTGGCATAGCGGCCATTTTGTCACTCtcagacccccccccccccgccctgAAGTATTAATCGTCTGTTCATGAAATAATACTTTTATTGGatatcataaaataattagaCTTATCTTTGAAGATCTGAGCTGAGCCCCAAGTCTtctcgaaataataattaccaaCTAGCTTCTTATTGTCATAGAGGTAaataaatacgaaaaacgttcTGTTCAAGAATTACTCTCTTTCTTTTCACTCGCAATTTTTACTCGCTCAATTGTTCTTAGTTTAAAAACTTACGAACAAACATAATCAGAAAGAAAAACactaaaattgataatatataatttatcggtttttttttcattgcatttttataaaatgtttacataggagagggaggggaatattttatttacaaagatatgagTAAAGGGATCATGATAATGGATGGACCACATGGGGAAGAGCGTAAAAAACTTCCAAGTGAGCTTGATTTTCTTTGTGACACTGAGACTGATGATTCGGGGCACAAAATAAGTTTCTTTAAAATAACTCCATCGAGTTGATTTTCAATTTAGAGTACCACGACACTGCGGTGCACCACACAGACACGGTATCTTGTCATCCTCCAGTGGAAATTTGTAATCGTAGGTTATTTCTTCATTTACACCAATAGGTTGTTTACTGTAAATGACAATCTTCTTTTGACCCTCGATTGTGATGACTTTAGCATAGCAATTGGGCTGAAACAGAAGGAATCGATGTGAAAGTATTTTAcattgacaataaaaattaaattttgcaatGAATTATTCTTCTTAAGCGTTCATTAgtcacaaataaataattaaaattgtttgaagcgtataaaacatttttttgaggtgtgaaatcaattttggataaaatccTGACCAGTTTTAAATAGTTTTaaatccaaaaaatataattataggGCTCCCTTATGAACTaaagctaaaaaaaatataaatcattcaataaaaCTCACATTGCAACTGTGATTGATGAACCTCGCCAAATTGCCACACTTCGTAGCATCAATAATGGTATCAAGATCGATTCTGAAGAGATACGAGCTGCCAATTCCTGTGGCTTCATACTGCGACTCCCTCAGATCAGCAACAATAGGCCTAATCATCTGTCCAACATACTCGATGACCATTTCATCAGCAGCAATTGGCTCCATAGCAAACAGACCCCAGTCATGAATACCAGACTTTGCAAATCTCAGCTGTTTCTTCCTGAACTTGAGCTGATTGAATTTTAGTAGATCGCTGTCAGTGTCAATTCCAAATGCAGTGAGCAATCGTCTCTGATTGCTTCTCGCTTCACGCGACAGTGCCTGCATTTTTCCAGTAAGTGCTTTATTTACAGCCTTGGAGCTGTTGATCATGCTATCACCACCAGCATGCGTGCTCTCCTCAATTTCATTGGCCCTCTGTATACTCTGTGCATAATGATGTTTGTGCTTCGCTTTCTCCTTGATATCAACCTTGTAGTAGCCCTCAGCCCTGGCACAACCCGTGGAATGTACCCTGAGttcatctctctttctcttcttCGCGGGACTGGGTACATCAGTGGGTGGGTAATCCACCCAGTGTGTATCATTCAGCCAATACCCCTGGGTATCATCACCAAGAAGAGAATTGTAGCTACGCTTGAGATATTCAATATCTTCAGCGTCAATACCCCGGGTTAAAAATTTATACAAAACACCCAGTTCAGCCATGAGAACTCGTTCTTTATAGACAACCGGTTGATCATCCTGAATGGTCTTGGTGAACCTTTCATTCTGAATATTCTCCTTTTCCCTCTCATGATTGTGATGAGTCGTTACCTTGGCATTGTACTTGTTCAATTTTCTCTTCTCATTCCTCTCCTTCGATTTATCGTGTTTCGGTTTCACTTGCTTTGTCACCTTAGCTGGTAATTCCGGAACCAATGGAGGT
Protein-coding regions in this window:
- the LOC135170605 gene encoding protein ABHD18 isoform X2, whose translation is MPPSRLDAVYRRILLTKFFTKGWGNPESLRRIFEFRKVVANREACYNLIPRDYPITITKDEEWSDCHIIEGCFESPFEHHLPNIMPEETKDCHFQLILPHKWSSHKTKPVCLHLAGTGDHYFWRRRNLIAKPLLKEWGIGSLLIENPFYGVRKPENQVRSSLHNVSDIFIMGGCLMMECIVLLNWCEHQGFGPMGLTGLSMGGHMASLAATNWPKPIPLIPCLSWSTASPVFTKGVMAESINWSLLQSQYFSDTMYQNDLAKMVKIVDQDDAFLAGQHFAQHFPASITRIRELKNENVEAKGAKNNGKDIINRNDFEVTEQSDAAEKAAAKMFPLNLISSRFEPSDPQSLKDVCLLPADKEGQANSTGREHEALQFMRGIMDECTHLRNFEVPVDTNMIIAVCAKDDAYVPRDNCMSLEKIWPGAEIRYIDAGHVSAYLLHQKVFRSTIAEAFDRYTRKYSVTS
- the LOC135170605 gene encoding protein ABHD18 isoform X1, with translation MPPSRLDAVYRRILLTKFFTKGWGNPESLRRIFEFRKVVANREACYNLIPRDYPITITKDEEWSDCHIIEGCFESPFEHHLPNIMPEETKDCHFQLILPHKWSSHKTKPVCLHLAGTGDHYFWRRRNLIAKPLLKEWGIGSLLIENPFYGVRKPENQVRSSLHNVSDIFIMGGCLMMECIVLLNWCEHQGFGPMGLTGLSMGGHMASLAATNWPKPIPLIPCLSWSTASPVFTKGVMAESINWSLLQSQYFSDTMYQNDLAKMVKIVDQDDAFLAGQHFAQHFPASITRIRELKNENVEAKGAKNNGKDIINRNDFEVTEQSDAAEKAAAKMFPLNLISSRFEPSDPQSLKENPFNDITDVCLLPADKEGQANSTGREHEALQFMRGIMDECTHLRNFEVPVDTNMIIAVCAKDDAYVPRDNCMSLEKIWPGAEIRYIDAGHVSAYLLHQKVFRSTIAEAFDRYTRKYSVTS